One genomic region from Diabrotica undecimpunctata isolate CICGRU chromosome 9, icDiaUnde3, whole genome shotgun sequence encodes:
- the LOC140450773 gene encoding uncharacterized protein → MNISKGQRLIIVHAGGEMGFIPNALLIFKPGSKSGNYHLEMNATNYRKWLKEKLIPNLPPNSVVVCDNASYHSVQVNPAPNSNSKKKDMIDWMIKNNIKFNPQSFKPELYALIKYHKNRFKRYEFDELLREYGHTPLRLPPYHPDLNPIELIWAAIKNNIAQTNITFKLEDVRHLLEKRVSEITPDEWRKRCHHAIKIEDSYLTSEVQIDRQEDINPIMINLGSDDSDSECSSEEN, encoded by the coding sequence ATGAACATTTCGAAGGGTCAACGTTTAATAATAGTGCATGCTGGTGGTGAAATGGGATTTATTCCAAACGCGCTTTTAATATTTAAGCCTGGTAGTAAATCCGGTAACTACCACTTAGAAATGAATGCCACGAATTACCGCAAATGGCTAAAGGAAAAACTAATTCCAAATTTACCGCCTAACTCAGTAGTTGTTTgcgataatgcctcataccattcGGTGCAAGTGAATCCTGCGCCTAATAGTAATTCCAAAAAAAAAGATATGATTGATTGGAtgattaaaaacaatataaaatttaatcCTCAAAGTTTTAAACCCGAATTGTATGCGTTGATTAAGTACCATAAAAATCGTTTCAAAAGGTATGAATTCGATGAACTTTTGCGTGAATATGGTCACACTCCTTTACGGTTACCTCCATACcatccggatttaaatccgatagAGCTAATATGGGCTGCGATTAAAAATAATATCGCACAAACTAACATAACTTTCAAATTGGAAGATGTGAGACACCTGTTGGAAAAACGAGTTTCCGAAATAACCCCAGATGAGTGGAGAAAACGATGTCATCATGCAATTAAAATAGAAGACAGTTATTTAACATCCGAAGTCCAAATAGACCGTCAAGAAGATATTAATCCCATTATGATAAACTTAGGAAGTGACGATAGTGACAGCGAGTGTTCTTcggaagaaaattaa
- the LOC140450772 gene encoding uncharacterized protein: MIHILVNKFEKNTVREWKETKFANDLPSLEQFINFLKNKTDILQSLDESQAFKSQFSTSNKYHNRSNNLVHFAVKNRYNFCRKEHSIYKCPTFKALSVEQRFQEVRKHKLCENCLLSGHDKSHCKFGPCPICKTHKHNTLLHKDYAQVSIRDTSHQVSLPTTSDHRNDNLEQQISINFAKNESQVLLATVLCNIKDQAGNYDKCRALLDCGAQMNLITERFCNKLKLQLTDTNCSITDFNSSISCLVVPVISSRLPAYPIDMNNIRLPHNINLADPEFNCPKEIDLLLGAHIFWDLILQDKISLGKNFPLLINTQLGWVVTGTVPINSDKYVCNFIKVHIPEDDQLKKFWELEDVPTKNEFLSQDDRICESVFKQDTFRDENGQFVVKLPLKHSPSLLGDSKQTAIKRFKSLESKFSNSYFKQLYFDFIHEYENLGHMKKISINSEYSYFLPHHGILKESSVTTKLRTVFDGSCQSSSGWSLNDLQYVGPKVQNDILNILLRFRIYKYVVSANISKMYRQILIHPDHKYLQQILWRKDNSEEFSIYQLNTVTYGTRSAPYLAIKCIRALAEDNLDKFPLASSTILNDMYVDDLLTGSNDLSELQERCKSIYHMLKSAQFVLRKWVSNDQQVITNFQESDVSNSVLNLGDHDSCKTLGVQWLNSSDSFTFNINKLRSHEPFTKRHMLSIIAQIYDPLGLLSPSIIIAKILIQQLWTLHISWDTPIPLDLQQTWLQFQNNIVIFNQISIPRKVVTNTLLDIHCFCDASKAAYATCIYLRSVDDSNQYHINLLCSKTKVAPIKLLTIPKLELCACLLGVQLIKIVTEAINVNVPIFMWSDSQVALSWIHTDPSKLQVFVANRVAKIQALSNMFTWNYVNSSSNPADIASRGIMPEKLISNTLWWNGPTFLQLPQPEWPNVGFKLKTSELTELKKTPKVFQVISVQSSDLITRYSNFIMLQRITAYCLRFIYNLRNKANKRTGNLSIVELDEAHIIIIKQVQLESFADELSFFDKGNQLPKSNRLSSLTPFMDNKGILLVGGRLNNTYLSFNTRHPILLSSKHYFTKLIFEYKHKQLFHPGPQLLLSAVRQRYWPIAGRVLAKQVVKNCLTCFKFNPTPFLSPMSNLPNNRIKPNFPFDVTGIDYAGPFNILNKKGRGAKVFKCYLALFICFCTKAVHLEVVSDLTKENFLSSLKRFTARRGIPSTIYSDNGSTFIGANNYRKSLGHFLQNNYSSIEQATSELRVKWIFIPPYTPNHGGLWEAAVKSTKHHLKRILINNNVTFEEFNTLIIQIEGILNSRPLFEMSSSPNDLSPITPSHFLIGRPLTSLPEYDVDNIASCRLSRFQHVQQLYQQFWHQFSKQYVSQLHQQYKWKDPSTKIRLGTLVLIKTDSVPPCKWSTGRITKLYPGRDGETRVAEVTTRNATVTRSIRHLCPLPMQDELIN, encoded by the exons ATGATCCATATCTTAGTTAACAAGTTTGAGAAAAATACTGTACGGGAATGGAAAGAAACTAAATTTGCAAATGATTTACCTTCTTTAGAACAGTTtattaatttcttaaaaaataaaacagatatatTACAAAGTTTAGATGAGTCTCAAGCATTCAAATCACAATTTTCAACTTCAAACAAGTATCATAACAGATCTAACAATCTAGTACACTTTGCAGTTAAAAACCGATACAATTTCTGCAGAAAGGAACATTCAATTTATAAGTGTCCTACATTTAAAGCTTTATCGGTCGAACAGAGGTTTCAAGAGGTTAGAAAACATAAATTATGCGAAAATTGTCTATTAAGTGGCCATGATAAGAGCCATTGTAAATTTGGTCCATGTCCTATTTGTAAAACTCACAAACATAACACTTTGCTTCATAAAGATTATGCACAAGTTTCAATTCGTGACACCAGTCACCAAGTAAGTTTACCTACTACTTCTGATCATAGAAATGATAATTTAGAACAGCAAATAagtataaattttgcaaaaaatgaGAGTCAAGTTTTATTAGCTACAGTTTTATGTAATATTAAAGACCAAGCTGGTAATTATGATAAGTGCCGAGCCTTACTAGATTGCGGTGCACAAatgaacttaatcaccgaacgttTTTGCAATAAATTAAAACTACAATTAACTGATACAAATTGTTCAATTACTG ATTTCAATTCTAGTATATCATGTCTAGTAGTACCAGTTATATCAAGTAGATTACCTGCTTATCCTATTGATATGAATAACATTCGATTACCTCACAATATTAACTTAGCAGATCCAGAATTCAATTGTCCCAAAGAAATTGACTTATTACTTGGAGCTCACATTTTTTGGGATCTTATACTACAAGATAAAATCTCATTAGGTAAAAATTTTCCATTATTAATCAATACTCAATTAGGTTGGGTTGTAACAGGTACAGTTCCAATTAATTCAGATAAATATGTATGCAATTTTATTAAAGTACACATCCCTGAGGATGATCAATTAAAAAAGTTTTGGGAACTTGAAGATGTTCCTACCAAGAATGAATTTCTGTCTCAAGACGATCGCATTTGCGAATCCGTATTCAAACAAGACACATTTCGTGATGAGAATGGACAATTCGTTGTAAAGTTGCCTTTAAAACACTCTCCTAGTTTATTAGGTGATTCAAAGCAAACAGCTATTAAAAGATTTAAGTCATTAGAATCAAAATTCTCCAATTCTTATTTTAAGCAACtctattttgattttattcacgAATATGAAAACCTAGGTCATATGAAGAAAATTTCTATTAATTCAGAATATTCCTATTTTTTACCACATCATGGCATATTAAAAGAGTCTAGTGTTACTACAAAACTTAGAACCGTCTTTGATGGAAGCTGCCAAAGCTCATCAGGATGGTCTCTTAATGACCTTCAATATGTAGGTCCCAAAGTGCAGAacgatattttaaacattttgttaAGATTcagaatttataaatatgttgtatCAGCAAACATTTCTAAGATGTATAGGCAGATACTCATACATCCAGatcataaatatttacaacaaattCTTTGGCGTAAAGATAATAGCGAAGAATTTTCTATTTACCAACTTAACACCGTCACATACGGCACTAGATCTGCGCCTTATTTAGCAATTAAATGTATCAGAGCATTAGCTGAAGACAATTTAGACAAGTTTCCATTAGCTTCTAGCACCATTTTAAATGATATGTATGTCGATGATCTATTAACTGGATCTAATGATCTAAGCGAACTACAAGAAAGATGCAAATCTATTTACCATATGCTCAAGTCAGctcaatttgttttaagaaaatgGGTCTCCAATGATCAGCAAGTAATTACCAATTTTCAAGAATCCGATGTCTCAAATTCAGTATTAAATTTGGGAGATCATGATAGTTGCAAAACATTAGGTGTCCAGTGGTTAAATTCGTCTGATTCATTTACTTTTAACATAAACAAGTTACGTAGTCATGAACCATTCACTAAAAGGCACATGTTATCGATTATTGCTCAGATATATGACCCTCTAGGTCTGTTAAGTCCGTCtattattattgcaaaaatacTCATTCAACAATTATGGACTCTTCATATTTCCTGGGACACTCCGATTCCTTTGGATTTGCAACAGACTTGGTTacaatttcaaaataatattgttatttttaatcaGATATCTATTCCTCGTAAAGTTGTCACAAATACTTTACTTGATATTCATTGTTTTTGTGATGCATCGAAAGCTGCATATGCTACGTGCATTTATCTTAGAAGCGTCGATGATTCGAATCAGTATCACATTAATCTTTTGTGTTCAAAAACTAAAGTTGCGccaattaaacttttaactattcctaaactagaaCTTTGTGCTTGTCTATTAGGtgtacaattaataaaaatcgtAACAGAAGCCATTAATGTAAATGTTCCCATTTTCATGTGGTCTGATTCTCAGGTAGCATTAAGTTGGATTCATACTGATCCTAGTAAATTACAAGTTTTCGTTGCTAATCGAGTAGCAAAAATTCAAGCATTGTCTAATATGTTCACCTGGAATTACGTTAACAGTTCAAGTAATCCAGCAGATATTGCGTCTCGTGGTATTATGCCCGAAAAATTAATTTCCAATACACTTTGGTGGAACGGACCAACGTTTTTGCAATTGCCACAGCCAGAATGGCCCAATGTGGGTTTTAAGTTAAAAACGTCAGAATTAACAGAGTTGAAAAAGACTCCTAAAGTTTTCCAAGTTATATCAGTACAATCATCAGATTTAATTACTAGATATTCAAATTTTATTATGCTTCAAAGAATAACAGCCTATTGTTTACGTTTCATCTACAATTTAAGAAATAAAGCTAACAAGCGTACTGGTAATTTATCTATTGTAGAATTAGATGAAGCCCATATTATTATCATCAAACAAGTTCAATTAGAGTCATTTGCTGACGAATTATCCTTTTTCGATAAAGGAAATCAACTTCCAAAAAGTAATAGACTTTCTTCATTAACTCCATTTATGGATAATAAAGGAATTCTTCTAGTGGGTGGAAGACTCAACAATACTTACTTATCATTTAATACTAGACATCCTATTCTTCTTTCATCCAAACACTATTTTACTAAATTAATTTTCGAATATAAACACAAGCAACTATTTCATCCAGGTCCTCAATTATTGCTGTCGGCAGTAAGACAACGTTACTGGCCTATAGCAGGACGTGTGTTAGCAAAACAAGTTGTCAAAAATTGTTTAACTTGTTTCAAATTTAATCCTACTCCATTTTTAAGTCCAATGTCTAATCTACCAAATAATCGAATTAAACCGAATTTTCCATTTGATGTAACTGGTATAGATTATGCAGGTCCCTTTAATATTCTTAACAAAAAGGGGCGTGGGGCTAAAGTATTCAAATGTTATTTGGCATTATTCATTTGCTTTTGCACAAAAGCTGTTCATTTAGAAGTTGTGTCAGATCTTACAAAAGAGAACTTCTTATCAAGTTTGAAAAGATTTACCGCTAGACGTGGTATACCTAGTACCATTTATTCAGACAATGGCAGCACCTTTATTGGAGCCAACAATTATCGTAAATCATTAGGacattttttacaaaacaatTATAGTTCTATTGAACAGGCTACCAGCGAGCTACGAGTAAAATGGATTTTCATTCCTCCTTATACACCCAATCATGGGGGGCTGTGGGAAGCAGCTGTTAAAAGCACTAAGCATCATTTAAAACGTATATTAATTAATAACAATGTAACATTTGAAGAATTTAATACACTTATCATACAAATAGAAGGTATATTGAATTCACGACCATTATTTGAAATGTCAAGTAGTCCTAATGACTTATCTCCTATTACCCCTTCCCATTTCCTAATTGGTAGACCTCTCACGTCATTGCCAGAGTATGACGTAGACAATATAGCCAGCTGTAGATTGTCTAGATTTCAGCATGTTCAACAGCTGTATCAACAATTTTGGCACCAATTTTCTAAACAATACGTATCTCAACTCCATCAGCAGTATAAATGGAAGGATCCATCCACCAAGATTCGACTAGGGACCTTGGTTCTGATTAAAACTGATTCTGTTCCTCCCTGTAAATGGAGTACAGGACGAATTACTAAATTATATCCAGGTAGAGATGGAGAGACCAGAGTAGCAGAGGTAACCACCAGGAATGCAACAGTGACTCGTTCAATAAGACATTTGTGCCCTCTACCCATGCAAGACGAACTTATCAATTGA